Genomic segment of Marinitoga hydrogenitolerans DSM 16785:
TTTTCCATATCCAGACCAAAAAAGCGTGGTACAATACCAACATCAATTATTTTCTTATGTAATTTCTCAAAGATTTCTTCATATGTATTTAATTCTATATAGGTAGCATTGGTTTTAAAATCATTTAAAATATCTTTTATACCCCCATTTCCGTTATAAAAGATATCGGTTTTCATCACACCAATTTTTTTATTTTTTAAGTCTAATATAGATTTAAGATTTAAGTCTTTTCTTGTATAAACAACAGCCCATTCGAAAAATATCGGCTCATTATTAAAATAAAAATCTTCGGCTCTTTTTTCTGTATAAGCTAATGGTGCAACGGCATCTATTTCATTTCTTCGCAATTTTTCAATTAAATTTTGTTGAGTATCAATAATAATATCTAACTCAATATTGTTTGATTCAGCAATATAATTTAAGATTTCATTTAGAAATCCGGTTTTTTCATCTATAACAATTGGGGCAGCTTTATATAATCCTATAGTTATGGAAAAAGAAATTAAATTTATTATTATAAATAAAATAAAAAATATTTTTTTCATGTTAAAATCACCTTACTATTGTATTGTGATGATAAATATATCATTTTTAAGTAAAAAAGAATGTATGTAAATGTTAAGTTTGAGAATTCGTTTAATGTATTATTTTATTCTTGCCTTTGTTTTTTGCAATATATGCTTTTTTATCAGCATTTTTTATAAGTGAAGATATAGGAGTTTTAGAGCTATCTTCAATCCCTACACTAAACTTAATGCCAGTTTTATGCAAATTTTTTTTAATTCTTTTTATAATTCTATGAGCGGCAAATTTATTTATATTTTCAAAAATAATAACAAATTCATCTCCACCATATCTATAAGCTTTGTCATTATTTCTAATAGAGGTCTTTAAAATATTTGAAAATTCTTTTAAAAGAGAATCACCTTTCAAATGGCCATATTTATCATTGATCTGTTTAAAGTTATCAAGATCAATGAAGGCAAGAGATATTAGCTTTTTTTCCTTTTCATATAACTTCAAATCTTTTTTTAGTTTAGAAGAATTATATAGTTCAGTTAAATAATCAACCTCACTTAATTTTCTAATTTCATTAAAGTGTTCTCCGTGAACAAGTATCATAGAAAGTATTTTTGATAGAGTTGATAATATTAACATATCTTCTTCTGTTGGCCGTAATCCATCTCTTGGACTATCACATGAAATATAGCCAATTATATCATTATTTTTATTTTTTAAAACTAAGGCTAATAAATCATTTTTATTCCACTCATAATCTTTATTATATATATTTTGCGCATTTATATTTTGTTCAAGAATAAAATAATCATTTTTATCTAGTTTTTCTGCAATATTGGGTATAAAATATACTTCTCCATATTTGTTTTGCTCTTTAAAAACTTTTTTGATAATTTCAGAAGCTTTAATTTTTCTTTTTTTGAATTTTTCAAATTCTTTTTCAGAAAAACCAGCATAAGCAATTCTATTAATAGCATCATTTTCATAATCAATTTCAGATATTAATACATAGTTGTAACCAAATTTTTCATTAAGAAATCGAGCAGCATCATTTAAGATTGCATATTTTGAGACTTTTATAGAATATGAATATAATAAATTTGAAAATTCAAGCATAATTTCATTAAATTTTTTTAATCGTTTATTTTTGATTTTTTCTTCTTCCTTTTCATGTAAATATTTTGTTATAAAAAAGTAGATACCTAAAAACAATAAATTTTGAAACAAAAAATAATATTTAACTATGTTATTTTGACTAATTAAATATAAGTATATACTTGGCAAGGAAGCTAAAAAAAATAAATATTCTACAAAAAACATCTTTAAATCAAATTTGCCGATATCTGCAAGAAATGAATTGAAAATTTTTGAAAGAGATATAAATAAAAATAATTTAAAATATGTATTAATGGATAAATAATTTACAATTATGTATGACAAATAATACATAGAAAAATAGACAAAAAATTTTCTAATTCGTGCCAAAAATTTTATATAGTCAATTCTCAAAACAGTAATTAAAGAAGCAAAAAATATATATTGCGATCCGTATAAATAAGCAATTAAAAATCCAGGAACATTAGATACAAGGCGATCTTTATTTTTCCATTTTACGTTAATGTTATCAGCAATAAACGTTATTATTAATACTATTAATAATTTTGTTGGTTCTATTTCCCGTTGAATAGGAAATAGAATAATAAGTAATATACTAATTATGCCGTTAAAAAGTAAACTTTTAATATATTTATGATCAACCATTTCTTCCCGCAGCCCCCTATGCTTTATTTTTTCAGCACATCATCATCAAGAGCTTCATCTATTTCATCGAATCCAAACAACCTGGCTTTAATCTTTAAATCCTCAATATGCAACATATTTATTATATTTTTTGCCAATAAAAACTCGAAAGGTAACCAAGTTACATGACCTGTTGGAATAAAATAATGTTTGGCACCTTTAAATTCTTTGGCTAACATTTTTCTACTTTTTCTCGATAAAGTTTTATCAAATAAAGCTTCAACAAAAGTAACCTTTTTAGGATTTATTAAATGCGCATAAGATAAGGGATCTATTTTAAATAATGGATGAATATTT
This window contains:
- a CDS encoding GGDEF domain-containing protein — protein: MVDHKYIKSLLFNGIISILLIILFPIQREIEPTKLLIVLIITFIADNINVKWKNKDRLVSNVPGFLIAYLYGSQYIFFASLITVLRIDYIKFLARIRKFFVYFSMYYLSYIIVNYLSINTYFKLFLFISLSKIFNSFLADIGKFDLKMFFVEYLFFLASLPSIYLYLISQNNIVKYYFLFQNLLFLGIYFFITKYLHEKEEEKIKNKRLKKFNEIMLEFSNLLYSYSIKVSKYAILNDAARFLNEKFGYNYVLISEIDYENDAINRIAYAGFSEKEFEKFKKRKIKASEIIKKVFKEQNKYGEVYFIPNIAEKLDKNDYFILEQNINAQNIYNKDYEWNKNDLLALVLKNKNNDIIGYISCDSPRDGLRPTEEDMLILSTLSKILSMILVHGEHFNEIRKLSEVDYLTELYNSSKLKKDLKLYEKEKKLISLAFIDLDNFKQINDKYGHLKGDSLLKEFSNILKTSIRNNDKAYRYGGDEFVIIFENINKFAAHRIIKRIKKNLHKTGIKFSVGIEDSSKTPISSLIKNADKKAYIAKNKGKNKIIH